Proteins encoded by one window of Arabidopsis thaliana chromosome 2, partial sequence:
- a CDS encoding Galactose oxidase/kelch repeat superfamily protein (Galactose oxidase/kelch repeat superfamily protein; CONTAINS InterPro DOMAIN/s: Galactose oxidase/kelch, beta-propeller (InterPro:IPR011043), Kelch repeat type 1 (InterPro:IPR006652), Kelch related (InterPro:IPR013089), Kelch-type beta propeller (InterPro:IPR015915); BEST Arabidopsis thaliana protein match is: Galactose oxidase/kelch repeat superfamily protein (TAIR:AT2G29780.1); Has 1049 Blast hits to 1022 proteins in 74 species: Archae - 2; Bacteria - 32; Metazoa - 132; Fungi - 0; Plants - 859; Viruses - 10; Other Eukaryotes - 14 (source: NCBI BLink).), with protein MVFISETSDDGSNGGDPTKNPQEEEEENLPPIPQGIPDELIESTVLLIRRCHYPTLSLLSKTFRRVISSSELYKSRFILNLTDSVLYALIGFSPYNTTNLYILNCNIPRNISLHLREIKSLPPLNHGSAVVTIGYHMYVIGGHNRLHQPTSNVSIIDLRFHTSCSLPRMQRTRVYAAAGVIDGRIYVIGGCVKRNDHWIEVFDIENRIWSSVPHHRYCNGSSLRGEGFVTSVVMQNKIYILDSLFGFAYEPRHGTLQSLGFETQFMFLWRDPCCVIEGLLYCIDPMCVLGHAIVVYDPNELIWRRVKGAYILPKFCYYQCKMANFGGKLAILGCSNSSQRGLKDVWFVEIELENRQSGEIWGKVDSLAIVLRSVKSPSIDLFRSVTF; from the coding sequence ATGGTTTTCATCTCTGAAACTTCCGACGACGGCTCCAATGGCGGCGATCCAACCAAGAATccgcaagaagaagaagaagagaatcttcCTCCGATTCCTCAAGGAATCCCAGACGAACTCATCGAAAGTACCGTCTTACTAATCCGGAGATGTCATTACCCGACGCTATCTCTCCTCTCCAAAACCTTTCGTCGCGTTATCTCTTCTTCGGAACTCTACAAAAGCCGCTTCATCCTCAACCTCACCGACTCAGTTCTTTACGCCTTGATCGGATTCTCTCCTTATAATACCACAAACTTGTACATTCTCAATTGTAACATTCCAAGAAACATCTCTTTACACTTGAGAGAAATCAAATCACTTCCTCCTCTGAATCATGGATCTGCGGTGGTCACAATCGGATACCATATGTATGTAATCGGTGGACACAACCGCCTACATCAACCCACATCGAATGTGTCTATCATCGATTTGAGATTTCATACGTCTTGCTCGCTCCCGAGAATGCAGAGAACTCGCGTCTACGCAGCTGCAGGAGTAATTGACGGAAGGATTTATGTGATCGGAGGTTGCGTGAAGCGAAATGATCATTGGATCGAAGTGTTCGATATAGAGAATCGGATTTGGAGTAGTGTGCCTCATCATCGATACTGTAACGGTTCTAGTTTGAGAGGAGAAGGGTTTGTGACATCAGTGGTGATGCAAAACAAGATTTACATTTTGGATTCTCTGTTTGGTTTTGCTTACGAACCAAGACACGGTACATTGCAGTCATTAGGATTTGAAACTCAGTTCATGTTTCTTTGGCGCGACCCGTGTTGTGTGATTGAGGGTTTGTTGTATTGTATTGATCCTATGTGTGTTCTTGGACATGCAATAGTTGTTTATGATCCGAATGAGTTGATTTGGAGACGTGTGAAGGGGGCATATATTTTGCCTAAGTTTTGTTATTATCAGTGTAAAATGGCGAATTTTGGTGGGAAGTTGGCAATTTTGGGATGTTCTAATTCCAGCCAGCGTGGTTTGAAAGATGTTTGGTTCGTAGAGATTGAGTTGGAAAATCGTCAAAGTGGTGAGATTTGGGGGAAGGTCGATTCATTGGCGATTGTGCTTAGATCAGTGAAGTCGCCTTCCATTGATCTGTTTCGCTCTGTTACGTTTTGA
- the OTP81 gene encoding Tetratricopeptide repeat (TPR)-like superfamily protein (ORGANELLE TRANSCRIPT PROCESSING 81 (OTP81); CONTAINS InterPro DOMAIN/s: Pentatricopeptide repeat (InterPro:IPR002885); BEST Arabidopsis thaliana protein match is: Tetratricopeptide repeat (TPR)-like superfamily protein (TAIR:AT1G08070.1); Has 39055 Blast hits to 14294 proteins in 286 species: Archae - 1; Bacteria - 14; Metazoa - 160; Fungi - 158; Plants - 37962; Viruses - 2; Other Eukaryotes - 758 (source: NCBI BLink).): MAIFSTAQPLSLPRHPNFSNPNQPTTNNERSRHISLIERCVSLRQLKQTHGHMIRTGTFSDPYSASKLFAMAALSSFASLEYARKVFDEIPKPNSFAWNTLIRAYASGPDPVLSIWAFLDMVSESQCYPNKYTFPFLIKAAAEVSSLSLGQSLHGMAVKSAVGSDVFVANSLIHCYFSCGDLDSACKVFTTIKEKDVVSWNSMINGFVQKGSPDKALELFKKMESEDVKASHVTMVGVLSACAKIRNLEFGRQVCSYIEENRVNVNLTLANAMLDMYTKCGSIEDAKRLFDAMEEKDNVTWTTMLDGYAISEDYEAAREVLNSMPQKDIVAWNALISAYEQNGKPNEALIVFHELQLQKNMKLNQITLVSTLSACAQVGALELGRWIHSYIKKHGIRMNFHVTSALIHMYSKCGDLEKSREVFNSVEKRDVFVWSAMIGGLAMHGCGNEAVDMFYKMQEANVKPNGVTFTNVFCACSHTGLVDEAESLFHQMESNYGIVPEEKHYACIVDVLGRSGYLEKAVKFIEAMPIPPSTSVWGALLGACKIHANLNLAEMACTRLLELEPRNDGAHVLLSNIYAKLGKWENVSELRKHMRVTGLKKEPGCSSIEIDGMIHEFLSGDNAHPMSEKVYGKLHEVMEKLKSNGYEPEISQVLQIIEEEEMKEQSLNLHSEKLAICYGLISTEAPKVIRVIKNLRVCGDCHSVAKLISQLYDREIIVRDRYRFHHFRNGQCSCNDFW; encoded by the coding sequence ATGGCTATCTTCTCCACAGCACAACCTCTCTCTCTGCCACGTCATCCAAACTTCTCCAATCCGAATCAACCAACTACCAATAACGAACGCTCCCGCCACATTTCTCTCATCGAACGATGTGTGTCTCTCCGACAACTAAAGCAAACCCATGGTCACATGATCCGTACCGGTACGTTTTCCGATCCTTACTCAGCTAGCAAGCTATTCGCAATGGCTGCGCTCTCTTCCTTCGCTAGTCTCGAGTATGCACGCaaggtgtttgatgaaattccTAAACCAAATTCTTTCGCTTGGAATACTCTTATCCGTGCTTACGCTTCTGGACCAGACCCTGTTCTTAGCATCTGGGCTTTCTTGGATATGGTTTCGGAGAGTCAGTGTTATCCAAATAAGTACACTTTCCCTTTCCTCATTAAGGCAGCTGCAGAAGtttcatctttgtctttggGTCAATCTCTTCATGGGATGGCTGTTAAGTCAGCAGTTGGAAGTGATGTTTTCGTTGCTAATTCTTTGATACATTGTTATTTCTCTTGTGGGGATTTAGATTCAGCTTGTAAAGTGTTTACTACGATCAAAGAAAAGGATGTTGTTTCATGGAATTCGATGATTAATGGGTTTGTGCAAAAGGGTTCTCCAGATAAAGCTTTGGAGCTTTTTAAGAAGATGGAGTCAGAGGACGTTAAGGCAAGTCATGTGACAATGGTTGGTGTCTTGTCTGCTTGTGCAAAGATACGGAATTTAGAGTTTGGGAGGCAGGTTTGTTCTTATATCGAAGAAAACAGGGTTAACGTGAACTTGACATTGGCTAATGCGATGCTTGATATGTACACAAAGTGTGGAAGCATAGAAGATGCTAAAAGACTGTTTGATGCAATGGAGGAGAAAGATAACGTTACATGGACAACAATGCTTGATGGGTATGCAATTTCAGAAGACTACGAAGCAGCTAGAGAGGTTCTTAATTCTATGCCTCAGAAAGATATTGTTGCTTGGAATGCTCTTATATCTGCTTATGAGCAGAATGGTAAACCTAATGAGGCATTAATAGTGTTCCATGAGCTGCAACTTCAGAAGAACATGAAGCTGAACCAGATCACACTGGTAAGTACTTTATCAGCTTGTGCTCAGGTAGGGGCACTGGAATTAGGTAGATGGATCCATAGCTACATCAAAAAGCACGGTATTAGGATGAATTTTCATGTTACAAGCGCACTGATTCATATGTATTCGAAATGCGGAGATCTTGAAAAGTCCCGTGAAGTGTTTAATTCtgtagagaagagagatgtgTTTGTGTGGAGTGCAATGATTGGTGGCTTGGCAATGCACGGATGTGGAAATGAAGCTGTTgatatgttttataaaatgCAAGAGGCTAATGTAAAGCCTAATGGTGTGACCTTCACCAATGTCTTCTGTGCTTGTAGCCATACCGGTTTGGTGGATGAAGCTGAGTCTTTATTCCACCAGATGGAATCGAATTATGGTATTGTCCCTGAGGAAAAGCATTATGCTTGCATAGTTGATGTTCTCGGCCGCTCGGGTTATTTGGAAAAAGCAGTGAAGTTCATAGAGGCGATGCCGATTCCTCCAAGCACTTCTGTCTGGGGAGCGCTTCTAGGAGCTTGTAAGATCCATGCCAATCTGAATCTTGCTGAAATGGCTTGTACCCGTTTGCTTGAACTGGAACCTAGGAATGATGGCGCGCATGTGCTCCTATCAAACATATATGCTAAATTGGGTAAGTGGGAAAACGTTTCTGAGCTGAGAAAGCATATGAGAGTCACTGGACTTAAGAAAGAACCAGGATGCAGCTCAATTGAAATCGATGGCATGATTCATGAGTTTCTCTCTGGAGATAACGCTCATCCTATGTCTGAGAAGGTTTACGGGAAGTTACACGAGGTTATGGAGAAACTGAAATCAAATGGTTATGAGCCAGAGATATCTCAGGTTCTGCAGATcatcgaggaagaagaaatgaaggaACAATCTCTAAATCTCCACAGCGAGAAGCTGGCTATTTGTTATGGACTGATATCAACAGAGGCTCCAAAGGTGATCCGAGTTATTAAGAATCTAAGGGTGTGTGGAGATTGTCATTCAGTGGCTAAACTAATATCTCAGCTTTATGATAGAGAGATTATAGTGAGGGACCGGTATAGGTTTCATCATTTCAGAAATGGGCAGTGTTCCTGTAACGATTTCTGGTGA
- a CDS encoding maternally expressed family protein has protein sequence MSPSHFAILFIIVISLVPLHGSGNTQHHNANKPAPNAQAVDASKSAGDKTHSFDANKAAANAQAVDATKSGSEYFNHHIANKELTKRKKNTNIKRISSSHFVMIL, from the exons ATGTCACCATCACATTTTGCTATCCTTTTCATCATCGTAATTTCTCTGGTTCCTCTACATGGAT CTGGAAACACACAACATCATAACGCGAACAAGCCAG cTCCAAACGCACAAGCTGTTGACGCAAGCAAATCAG ctGGAGACAAGACACACAGTTTTGACGCCAACAAGGCAG cTGCAAACGCACAAGCTGTTGACGCGACCAAATCAGGTTCGGAATATTTCAACCATCatatagcaaacaaagaattaacaaaaagaaaaaaaaatacgaatataaaaagaatatcatcatcacatttTGTTATGATCCTTTAA
- a CDS encoding maternally expressed family protein (Maternally expressed gene (MEG) family protein; FUNCTIONS IN: molecular_function unknown; INVOLVED IN: biological_process unknown; LOCATED IN: endomembrane system; EXPRESSED IN: 7 plant structures; EXPRESSED DURING: L mature pollen stage, M germinated pollen stage, 4 anthesis, petal differentiation and expansion stage; Has 4 Blast hits to 4 proteins in 2 species: Archae - 0; Bacteria - 0; Metazoa - 0; Fungi - 0; Plants - 4; Viruses - 0; Other Eukaryotes - 0 (source: NCBI BLink).) — protein sequence MSPSHFAILFIIVISLVPLHGSGNTQHHNANKPAPNAQAVDASKSAGDKTHSFDANKAAANAQAVDATKSDANGQGFDANKLGSSVCHLGKCPKHREEVCYCCFNDRSRCYRSLYKCVAVCNRLVH from the exons ATGTCACCATCACATTTTGCTATCCTTTTCATCATCGTAATTTCTCTGGTTCCTCTACATGGAT CTGGAAACACACAACATCATAACGCGAACAAGCCAG cTCCAAACGCACAAGCTGTTGACGCAAGCAAATCAG ctGGAGACAAGACACACAGTTTTGACGCCAACAAGGCAG cTGCAAACGCACAAGCTGTTGACGCGACCAAATCAG atGCAAACGGGCAAGGTTTTGACGCGAACAAGTTAGGTTCATCAGTGTGCCATCTTGGCAAATGTCCAAAACACAGAGAAGAAGTGTGTTATTGCTGTTTCAATGATCGTAGCAGGTGTTATCGTAGTTTATATAAGTGTGTGGCTGTCTGCAACCGGCTTGTTCATTAA
- a CDS encoding maternally expressed family protein, which translates to MDLETHNIITRTSQLQTHKLLTQANQLETRHTVLTPTRQLQTHKLLTRPNQMQTGKVLTRTS; encoded by the exons ATGGAT CTGGAAACACACAACATCATAACGCGAACAAGCCAG cTCCAAACGCACAAGCTGTTGACGCAAGCAAATCAG ctGGAGACAAGACACACAGTTTTGACGCCAACAAGGCAG cTGCAAACGCACAAGCTGTTGACGCGACCAAATCAG atGCAAACGGGCAAGGTTTTGACGCGAACAAGTTAG
- a CDS encoding Galactose oxidase/kelch repeat superfamily protein (Galactose oxidase/kelch repeat superfamily protein; CONTAINS InterPro DOMAIN/s: Galactose oxidase/kelch, beta-propeller (InterPro:IPR011043), Kelch repeat type 1 (InterPro:IPR006652), Kelch related (InterPro:IPR013089), Kelch-type beta propeller (InterPro:IPR015915); BEST Arabidopsis thaliana protein match is: Galactose oxidase/kelch repeat superfamily protein (TAIR:AT2G29770.1); Has 1433 Blast hits to 1349 proteins in 125 species: Archae - 6; Bacteria - 150; Metazoa - 328; Fungi - 2; Plants - 900; Viruses - 18; Other Eukaryotes - 29 (source: NCBI BLink).) gives MAIISETSDDGSHGGVPNKKPEELHKNPKEDDHQEEEVENHPPIPRQIPQALIRRTVALIKRCHYPSLSLLSKAFRIVISSPELHQTRSSLNLTEPVLYALIGFPPHSFPNWFILNHNITRNIPLRLSAIGSLPPMNPGSAVVTIGYKMYVIGGLIGPNNPVKTVFVIDCRVHTCNYLPTMHRARYRAVAEVINGKIYVIGGCEKRYDDWIEVFDVVTGIWSTVPDRSHFMSSLPGGGFVTSVVMQNKIYILDATCGLVYDPIDGTWESGELGTTLKSYWYKPCCVIEDLLYSFDPYCLQGSPINVYDPNVMVWTPMMGTGIRAFPDLDYFECKMANFGGKLMVFGATYNNPVTDTWCIEMALIKGETGPILGMIDSMVPVLRSVYSPYIDLCRSVTF, from the coding sequence ATGGCTATAATCTCTGAAACTTCCGACGACGGCTCTCACGGTGGCGTACCAAACAAGAAACCCGAAGAACTCCACAAGAACCCTAAAGAAGACgatcatcaagaagaagaagtagagaatCATCCTCCGATTCCTCGACAAATCCCACAAGCACTCATCAGAAGAACCGTCGCACTCATCAAGAGATGTCATTACCCGTCGCTATCTCTCCTCTCTAAAGCCTTTCGTATCGTAATCTCTTCGCCGGAACTCCACCAAACACGCTCGAGCCTAAACCTAACCGAACCGGTTCTTTACGCTTTGATCGGATTCCCTCCTCATAGTTTCCCGAACTGGTTCATTCTCAACCACAACATTACAAGAAACATCCCATTACGATTGAGCGCTATCGGTTCACTTCCTCCTATGAATCCTGGCTCTGCTGTGGTCACAATCGGCTACAAGATGTATGTGATCGGTGGACTGATAGGGCCAAATAACCCTGTAAAGACTGTGTTTGTCATCGACTGTAGAGTCCATACGTGTAACTATCTCCCAACTATGCATAGGGCTCGTTACCGTGCAGTCGCAGAAGTAATCAACGGAAAGATTTATGTCATCGGAGGTTGCGAGAAGCGGTACGACGATTGGATCGAAGTGTTCGATGTAGTGACTGGAATTTGGAGTACTGTCCCTGATCGATCCCATTTCATGTCTAGTTTGCCAGGAGGAGGGTTTGTGACATCTGTGGTGATGCAAAACAAGATTTACATTTTGGATGCTACGTGTGGTTTGGTTTATGATCCCATTGATGGTACATGGGAGTCAGGGGAGCTTGGAACTACGTTGAAGTCTTACTGGTACAAGCCGTGTTGTGTGATTGAGGATTTGTTGTATAGTTTTGATCCATACTGTCTTCAAGGTTCTCCGATAAATGTGTATGATCCAAATGTCATGGTTTGGACTCCTATGATGGGTACGGGTATACGTGCTTTTCCTGATCTCGATTACTTTGAGTGTAAAATGGCGAATTTTGGTGGGAAGTTGATGGTTTTTGGTGCTACTTATAACAACCCGGTTACAGATACTTGGTGCATAGAGATGGCGTTGATAAAAGGTGAAACAGGTCCGATTTTGGGGATGATCGATTCAATGGTGCCTGTGCTTAGATCCGTGTACTCGCCTTACATTGATCTTTGTCGCTCTGTTACATTTTGA
- a CDS encoding Galactose oxidase/kelch repeat superfamily protein (Galactose oxidase/kelch repeat superfamily protein; FUNCTIONS IN: molecular_function unknown; INVOLVED IN: biological_process unknown; LOCATED IN: cellular_component unknown; EXPRESSED IN: 24 plant structures; EXPRESSED DURING: 14 growth stages; CONTAINS InterPro DOMAIN/s: Galactose oxidase/kelch, beta-propeller (InterPro:IPR011043), Kelch repeat type 1 (InterPro:IPR006652), Kelch related (InterPro:IPR013089), Kelch-type beta propeller (InterPro:IPR015915); BEST Arabidopsis thaliana protein match is: Galactose oxidase/kelch repeat superfamily protein (TAIR:AT2G29770.1); Has 30201 Blast hits to 17322 proteins in 780 species: Archae - 12; Bacteria - 1396; Metazoa - 17338; Fungi - 3422; Plants - 5037; Viruses - 0; Other Eukaryotes - 2996 (source: NCBI BLink).) translates to MAIISETSDDGSHGGVPNKKPEELHKNPKEDDHQEEEVENHPPIPRQIPQALIRRTVALIKRCHYPSLSLLSKAFRIVISSPELHQTRSSLNLTEPVLYALIGFPPHSFPNWFILNHNITRNIPLRLSAIGSLPPMNPGSAVVTIGYKMYVIGGLIGPNNPVKTVFVIDCRVHTCNYLPTMHRARYRAVAEVINGKIYVIGGCEKRYDDWIEVFDVVTGIWSTVPDRSHFMSSLPGGGFVTSVVMQNKIYILDATCGLVYDPIDGTWESGELGTTLKSYWYKPCCVIEDLLYSFDPYCLQGSPINVYDPNVMVWTPMMDTWCIEMALIKGETGPILGMIDSMVPVLRSVYSPYIDLCRSVTF, encoded by the exons ATGGCTATAATCTCTGAAACTTCCGACGACGGCTCTCACGGTGGCGTACCAAACAAGAAACCCGAAGAACTCCACAAGAACCCTAAAGAAGACgatcatcaagaagaagaagtagagaatCATCCTCCGATTCCTCGACAAATCCCACAAGCACTCATCAGAAGAACCGTCGCACTCATCAAGAGATGTCATTACCCGTCGCTATCTCTCCTCTCTAAAGCCTTTCGTATCGTAATCTCTTCGCCGGAACTCCACCAAACACGCTCGAGCCTAAACCTAACCGAACCGGTTCTTTACGCTTTGATCGGATTCCCTCCTCATAGTTTCCCGAACTGGTTCATTCTCAACCACAACATTACAAGAAACATCCCATTACGATTGAGCGCTATCGGTTCACTTCCTCCTATGAATCCTGGCTCTGCTGTGGTCACAATCGGCTACAAGATGTATGTGATCGGTGGACTGATAGGGCCAAATAACCCTGTAAAGACTGTGTTTGTCATCGACTGTAGAGTCCATACGTGTAACTATCTCCCAACTATGCATAGGGCTCGTTACCGTGCAGTCGCAGAAGTAATCAACGGAAAGATTTATGTCATCGGAGGTTGCGAGAAGCGGTACGACGATTGGATCGAAGTGTTCGATGTAGTGACTGGAATTTGGAGTACTGTCCCTGATCGATCCCATTTCATGTCTAGTTTGCCAGGAGGAGGGTTTGTGACATCTGTGGTGATGCAAAACAAGATTTACATTTTGGATGCTACGTGTGGTTTGGTTTATGATCCCATTGATGGTACATGGGAGTCAGGGGAGCTTGGAACTACGTTGAAGTCTTACTGGTACAAGCCGTGTTGTGTGATTGAGGATTTGTTGTATAGTTTTGATCCATACTGTCTTCAAGGTTCTCCGATAAATGTGTATGATCCAAATGTCATGGTTTGGACTCCTATGATGG ATACTTGGTGCATAGAGATGGCGTTGATAAAAGGTGAAACAGGTCCGATTTTGGGGATGATCGATTCAATGGTGCCTGTGCTTAGATCCGTGTACTCGCCTTACATTGATCTTTGTCGCTCTGTTACATTTTGA
- the UGT71C1 gene encoding UDP-glucosyl transferase 71C1 (UDP-glucosyl transferase 71C1 (UGT71C1); FUNCTIONS IN: quercetin 3'-O-glucosyltransferase activity, UDP-glycosyltransferase activity, quercetin 7-O-glucosyltransferase activity, UDP-glucosyltransferase activity, transferase activity, transferring glycosyl groups; INVOLVED IN: metabolic process; LOCATED IN: cellular_component unknown; EXPRESSED IN: inflorescence meristem, hypocotyl, root; CONTAINS InterPro DOMAIN/s: UDP-glucuronosyl/UDP-glucosyltransferase (InterPro:IPR002213); BEST Arabidopsis thaliana protein match is: UDP-glucosyl transferase 71C2 (TAIR:AT2G29740.1); Has 7500 Blast hits to 7461 proteins in 403 species: Archae - 0; Bacteria - 348; Metazoa - 2171; Fungi - 25; Plants - 4881; Viruses - 17; Other Eukaryotes - 58 (source: NCBI BLink).), translating into MGKQEDAELVIIPFPFSGHILATIELAKRLISQDNPRIHTITILYWGLPFIPQADTIAFLRSLVKNEPRIRLVTLPEVQDPPPMELFVEFAESYILEYVKKMVPIIREALSTLLSSRDESGSVRVAGLVLDFFCVPMIDVGNEFNLPSYIFLTCSAGFLGMMKYLPERHREIKSEFNRSFNEELNLIPGYVNSVPTKVLPSGLFMKETYEPWVELAERFPEAKGILVNSYTALEPNGFKYFDRCPDNYPTIYPIGPILCSNDRPNLDSSERDRIITWLDDQPESSVVFLCFGSLKNLSATQINEIAQALEIVDCKFIWSFRTNPKEYASPYEALPHGFMDRVMDQGIVCGWAPQVEILAHKAVGGFVSHCGWNSILESLGFGVPIATWPMYAEQQLNAFTMVKELGLALEMRLDYVSEDGDIVKADEIAGTVRSLMDGVDVPKSKVKEIAEAGKEAVDGGSSFLAVKRFIGDLIDGVSISK; encoded by the coding sequence ATGGGGAAGCAAGAAGATGCAGAGCTCGTCATCATACCTTTCCCTTTCTCCGGACACATTCTCGCAACAATCGAACTCGCCAAACGTCTCATAAGTCAAGACAATCCTCGGATCCACACCATCACCATCCTCTATTGGGGATTACCTTTTATTCCTCAAGCTGACACAATCGCTTTCCTCCGATCCCTAGTCAAAAATGAGCCTCGTATCCGTCTCGTTACGTTGCCCGAAGTCCAAGACCCTCCACCAATGGAACTCTTTGTGGAATTTGCCGAATCTTACATTCTTGAATACGTCAAGAAAATGGTTCCCATCATCAGAGAAGCTCTCTCCACTCTCTTGTCTTCCCGCGATGAATCGGGTTCAGTTCGTGTGGCTGGATTGGTTCTTGACTTCTTCTGCGTCCCTATGATCGATGTAGGAAACGAGTTTAATCTCCCTTCTTACATTTTCTTGACGTGTAGCGCAGGGTTCTTGGGTATGATGAAGTATCTTCCAGAGAGACACCGCGAAATCAAATCGGAATTCAACCGGAGCTTCAACGAGGAGTTGAATCTCATTCCTGGTTATGTCAACTCTGTTCCTACTAAGGTTTTGCCGTCAGGTCTATTCATGAAAGAGACCTACGAGCCTTGGGTCGAACTAGCAGAGAGGTTTCCTGAAGCTAAGGGTATTTTGGTTAATTCATACACAGCTCTCGAGCCAAACGGTTTTAAATATTTCGATCGTTGTCCGGATAACTACCCAACCATTTACCCAATCGGGCCGATATTATGCTCCAACGACCGTCCGAATTTGGACTCATCGGAACGAGATCGGATCATAACTTGGCTAGATGACCAACCCGAGTCATCGGTCGTGTTCCTCTGTTTCGGGAGCTTGAAGAATCTCAGCGCTACTCAGATCAACGAGATAGCTCAAGCCTTAGAGATCGTTGACTGCAAATTCATCTGGTCGTTTCGAACCAACCCGAAGGAGTACGCGAGCCCTTACGAGGCTCTACCACACGGGTTCATGGACCGGGTCATGGATCAAGGCATTGTTTGTGGTTGGGCTCCTCAAGTTGAAATCCTAGCCCATAAAGCTGTGGGAGGATTCGTATCTCATTGTGGTTGGAACTCGATATTGGAGAGTTTGGGTTTCGGCGTTCCAATCGCCACGTGGCCGATGTACGCGGAACAACAACTAAACGCGTTCACGATGGTGAAGGAGCTTGGTTTAGCCTTGGAGATGCGGTTGGATTACGTGTCGGAAGATGGAGATATAGTGAAAGCTGATGAGATCGCAGGAACCGTTAGATCTTTAATGGACGGTGTGGATGTGCCGAAGAGTAAAGTGAAGGAGATTGCTGAGGCGGGAAAAGAAGCTGTGGACGGTGGATCTTCGTTTCTTGCGGTTAAAAGATTCATCGGTGACTTGATCGACGGCGTTTCTATAAGTAAGTAG